A single region of the Streptomyces vilmorinianum genome encodes:
- a CDS encoding serine/threonine-protein kinase, producing MPTEAGPYRLLTELGSGGMGRVFLGAAPDGRLAAVKQVHHRFAAEDGFRTRFRREVAASGKVSGAYTAAVMDADADADLPWLASVFVAGPSLGAAVEATGALPAETVRRLAVGLVTALHEIHRAGLIHRDLKPENVLLAEDGVRVIDFGIARAAEPLGATALTQTGWVIGSPPFMSPEQAESAELTPASDVFSLGSVLALAATGRAPFAADSVFKTLSNVVHAEPDLDKVPEELREIVARCLAKDPTARPTLTELHGLLGPVSPAARPWPPVVHRLIADQKDRLEAVLGGGGDESVAQERTSTPSPPEPEPVPAPDAETVTATAHSPAPAPSRPHRRHGRLVALVATGALALAGAGVGTYLMLRNEGPPDKYAKVPVCEDAAPKLPLPDRLKSEDINVQNGPVTVTRCSWYEEDVVANWAVTPHAVVRWTLRRTADTNGNATERQDEAFDKEASPGRRDESLDFGDEAHWDASASDRYCSLNVRDGNLVVWVMLTGDRHPYGACEQEARTIAKTAVSAMPE from the coding sequence ATGCCGACGGAAGCCGGGCCGTACCGTCTGCTCACCGAGCTCGGCAGTGGCGGCATGGGGCGGGTGTTTCTCGGCGCGGCTCCTGACGGACGCCTCGCCGCCGTCAAGCAGGTGCACCACCGGTTCGCCGCCGAGGACGGCTTCCGAACCCGGTTCCGACGCGAGGTCGCCGCCTCGGGCAAGGTCTCGGGCGCCTATACGGCCGCCGTGATGGACGCCGACGCGGACGCCGATCTCCCCTGGCTGGCCTCGGTGTTCGTCGCCGGCCCCTCGCTGGGCGCGGCGGTGGAGGCCACCGGGGCGCTGCCGGCGGAGACCGTGCGCCGACTGGCGGTGGGGCTGGTGACGGCGCTGCACGAGATCCACCGGGCGGGCCTCATCCACCGCGACCTCAAACCGGAGAACGTCCTGCTCGCCGAGGACGGCGTCCGCGTGATCGACTTCGGCATCGCCCGGGCGGCGGAGCCCCTGGGGGCGACCGCGCTGACACAGACCGGCTGGGTGATCGGCTCACCTCCGTTCATGTCGCCCGAGCAGGCCGAAAGCGCGGAACTCACCCCGGCGAGCGATGTGTTCTCGCTCGGCTCGGTCCTCGCCCTCGCGGCGACCGGCCGCGCGCCGTTCGCCGCCGACTCGGTCTTCAAGACGCTCTCCAACGTCGTCCATGCCGAGCCCGACCTCGACAAGGTGCCGGAGGAACTGCGCGAGATCGTGGCCCGGTGCCTCGCCAAGGACCCGACGGCCCGACCGACCCTGACCGAGCTCCACGGCCTGCTGGGCCCGGTCTCTCCTGCGGCCCGGCCGTGGCCGCCCGTGGTCCACCGGCTGATCGCCGACCAGAAGGACCGCCTGGAAGCAGTGCTGGGCGGGGGTGGCGACGAAAGCGTGGCCCAGGAGCGTACGTCCACCCCGTCGCCGCCCGAACCCGAACCGGTACCCGCCCCGGACGCCGAGACCGTCACGGCGACGGCCCATTCACCCGCGCCTGCACCCTCCCGCCCTCATCGAAGGCACGGCAGGCTCGTGGCCCTCGTCGCCACAGGTGCGCTCGCCCTGGCAGGTGCGGGAGTCGGCACGTATCTGATGCTCCGGAACGAGGGTCCGCCCGACAAGTACGCGAAGGTGCCGGTCTGCGAGGACGCGGCCCCGAAGCTTCCCCTGCCGGACCGGCTGAAGAGCGAGGACATCAACGTGCAGAACGGCCCTGTCACGGTGACCCGCTGCTCCTGGTACGAGGAAGATGTCGTGGCGAACTGGGCAGTCACCCCGCACGCGGTCGTCCGATGGACCCTGCGACGGACCGCCGACACGAACGGGAACGCGACGGAACGCCAGGACGAGGCCTTCGACAAGGAGGCCTCCCCGGGCCGCCGAGACGAGAGTCTCGACTTCGGCGACGAGGCGCACTGGGACGCGTCCGCCTCGGACAGGTACTGCTCCCTGAACGTCCGCGACGGCAACCTCGTGGTCTGGGTCATGCTGACCGGCGACCGGCACCCCTACGGAGCCTGCGAACAGGAGGCCAGGACGATCGCCAAGACCGCCGTGTCAGCGATGCCCGAGTGA
- a CDS encoding DUF397 domain-containing protein — protein sequence MQHGNYANAWRKSSYSGGDSGNCLEVNEAYATWRKSSYSGGSSGDCLEVNDACTACVPVRDSKNPTGPAVVFATTAWAAFVDGVKGSLGHR from the coding sequence ATGCAGCACGGTAATTACGCCAACGCCTGGCGCAAGTCCTCGTACAGCGGCGGCGACAGCGGCAACTGCCTCGAAGTGAACGAGGCGTACGCCACCTGGCGCAAGTCCTCCTACAGCGGCGGCAGCAGCGGCGACTGCCTCGAAGTGAACGACGCCTGCACCGCCTGCGTCCCCGTCCGCGACAGCAAGAACCCCACCGGCCCCGCCGTCGTCTTCGCCACCACCGCCTGGGCGGCGTTCGTCGACGGGGTGAAGGGATCACTCGGGCATCGCTGA
- a CDS encoding helix-turn-helix domain-containing protein produces MAIEDNPESRRKYGEELKRRREAAGLTQERLSELTIISRTHLAHMEAGRRRPDVADARRLDRVLEAGGFFERFLPTLDGKAVAEHFAEALEFEGQATVIRVYGQTLIPGILQTRAYAEDVLSTGPEPQSDEERDKLLVTRLERARILENFDSPMVWTILDEAVIRRNIGGPAVMCEQLRHIVRLAERRRIRVHVLPFSAGAHALLEGFVSLMWFEDQPPIAYVEGLNSGRVWENPAMVRECQLDYDHALGDALSHSESLALIRTVAEEYEHAAR; encoded by the coding sequence ATGGCGATCGAGGACAACCCGGAGTCCCGCCGCAAGTACGGCGAGGAACTGAAGCGGCGGCGGGAGGCGGCGGGCCTGACGCAGGAGAGGCTGAGCGAACTGACGATCATCAGCCGAACCCACCTGGCCCACATGGAGGCGGGGAGACGACGCCCGGACGTGGCGGACGCGAGGCGGCTGGACCGGGTGTTGGAGGCGGGGGGTTTCTTCGAGCGGTTCCTGCCGACGCTGGACGGGAAGGCGGTGGCGGAGCACTTCGCGGAGGCGCTGGAGTTCGAGGGCCAGGCGACGGTGATTCGCGTGTACGGCCAGACGCTGATCCCCGGCATCCTCCAGACCCGGGCGTATGCCGAGGACGTGCTCAGCACGGGACCCGAACCACAGAGCGACGAGGAGCGTGACAAGCTCCTGGTCACAAGGCTTGAGCGAGCGCGCATCCTGGAGAACTTCGACTCTCCGATGGTCTGGACGATCCTGGACGAGGCCGTAATCCGAAGGAACATCGGCGGGCCGGCGGTAATGTGCGAGCAACTGCGGCACATCGTGCGGTTGGCGGAGCGGCGCCGTATCCGCGTGCACGTCCTGCCGTTCAGCGCGGGCGCTCACGCCCTGCTGGAGGGCTTCGTCTCGCTCATGTGGTTCGAGGACCAGCCCCCGATCGCGTACGTGGAAGGGCTCAACAGCGGCCGCGTCTGGGAGAATCCGGCCATGGTTCGCGAATGCCAGCTGGACTACGATCACGCTCTGGGTGACGCGCTCTCCCATAGCGAGTCGCTAGCTCTGATCAGGACTGTCGCGGAGGAATACGAGCATGCAGCACGGTAA